Genomic window (Takifugu rubripes chromosome 1, fTakRub1.2, whole genome shotgun sequence):
CACTGCTGCCTCGGTTCTTACATTACTGGCACAACAAACTGGTGAGAGAGGCCACATGGTGCACGGTCAGAAATCCAGCTCCACTTCTAACACGACGAACATGTCATATCTCTCAGGTTTGCTGCTGGATTCTGATATCGAGCTGGCTGTGGATCACCTGACCAGACTACTGCTGACAGAGGACGACGACAGAGTCAGGTCTGCTTGCGTTAAACATCTGCTCTCCTCTGGAAGACTTTTGGAGTTTGAAAGTTCAAATGTGAATTTATGGTGTTGCAGCAGTCTGTCTTATAGCAGGATGACTAATTTAATAGTCTAGAGTCagctgtattttttatttttttttaaatgtaaatcttGTGTCTTTGTATCTTTCTTCCAATAGTCTTGCTGTGGTGGAGTGTGTTGGAGCATTAGCCGAGCTGTATCCAGCGACTTTTATTGCTAAACTTATTCCAAAATTGAAGACGGAGATATTCTCTGGTAATAACAAAATTCAGAAGAAATATATGCACTAAGCTAAATTTCTACAGTGTATATGTGCGGATCAGCATGTTCTGTCTAAACCtcataaatgttttaatcatGACAGAGGTCATGGATCAGGACAACAACACTGTGGCTTCTGAGCAGagttcccatcatgcattgcGCCAACGATGCATGGCTGCCCTAGCTATGGCATCCACTCAACCAAGCGTCGTGTTGGAAAGTACACCTGTCCTCTTAGAGGTCCTCAGCTCAGCACACACAGGTAATGTGTCTGGAGAGAGAGGTAGCAGCTAGTCTACAGCCCCCTGTGATTAGTTTCACACTTTTGTCTGACTAATGAGGTTTTATTCTACAATAATGTAATATTGAGCCTGGTTTGATGCTGTTGGCTGTTCACTGGGGCCTGTTTGGACCTGTTTGTGATGGACTTAATTAGTTAAATTTGTAACCGATTATATCCTCCATggtcatgtttttgttttaaggtTAGTTCAtgtgaggttttctttttttttttcaaaattttTATCTCTGGAGAAATGGGAACGCCTCCTGAATGTAGTTCTGTTATAAAAATCAGAGAAAAAAGCCAGAATAACTTTCTTTACACTCCCGTTCACTAAACCTAACTAGCCTTATAGGTCTTCCTGCtgcaatatttttatatttcaaGATTGGTTGGGGGTCTTAAGGAAAAATTCCTGCAGAACATCCCTTCAGCAGACAGGGAAATCTtcttttaaaaaggcttttattgtgaaacatTTGCTGAAATGTGGCAGCTGCGCTGACTTGTACGTACGTTTTTTCAGGTAGCACCAGATTCTCAGTGGCTGAGGTGGTACTGGCCTGTCACTGCCTCCAGAAAATAGCAGCGCGAGCTCAGGACACTGAGGAGACAGGACGGTGCTtccatgatgtcatcattcCACGCTTGTTATGCTTGGCTCTCCAGGCTGCACTGCGGGGTGAGCAGCTTCTACAGtaaaaatgatgcttttcaCCTCTGTGGCCTTACAGCAAAACCAAAAACCTACTTTCCTCACATTTGCAGGAGAGGGGCCCTCTGATCATCATAGTcctctcctggaggaggccgtCCTGTGCGCTATAGTCTCTGTCATTAGCACCGCCTGCTCCAGGCTGCAACCCTCGTCAGTACACTCCCAGCATGATGTCTTTTTCTTATTTCATCAgatcttattattatttattttttattattacttatTTCATCTTATTTATAGATTTATTTTCAAGGACTGTAACACTCTGGTAATTCTATGACTAGATTTGAACCAGTTAAAACTGTCAaccttttaaatttaaatatgaTCTTCGATTGACTCTTACATTACTGATGTATTTTACATCTTGTACTTGTTGTCACTCATGCTGTGTGTCTTTAGGTTAGCAGGACAGACGGCCTCAAGAGCTGTGTCGCTCTTCTTGGATGGTGATGTTTCCTTTTTGCCTGATAACTCCTTTCCTTCACATCTCCAGCTGCTCAAGGTTGGTATATTGTCTGTATAATTatacttttattaaatattggtttgtttgtttttttggtttttttgcagtGCTTCAGTTTGTCTCAAGTTCTTGAAAACTATGTTTTTTTCGTCTGCAGCCAGGGGATTCTTGGAGACAGTCCCAGTTGGTTTGTCTGCTCatggcatgtgtgtgcacgttacCTCGCAGTGTGAGTCTCAAAATGAAGCTTCAATAGAAAGCAGTGTTGTGCTGTGTTGTCGAAGATGTGGCCTGAGGTTTGTGCGCTGTTGTCCAGGTGGAGGTGCCCCAGATTGACCGACTGCtatcacagctggaggagatgagctGCACATGCAGCCACCAGCTGTCCTACTCCTCAGCCGCAAAGTGCTTTGCTGGGCTTGTTAACAAGAGACCGCAGGGTTAGTTTGCGTCTGCTCACCTCCGTTTTGTTCAGCATCAGATCAATTGTAATGGTTTGGGTTCTTCAGGTGATTCTCTCGACAGACTAATTCAGGGCACGATGGCGAGAGTGTGCAGTGAATTAGACTCTACATCTTCACCTCTGCGTTCCCAGGCTTTCACCCTCATGATCTGGGTAAGGCTGTTTTCAGTGGCTGATGCTGGTTCAGAGTAaaaatgtttgtattttctAATACAAATGATGCCCAGACATCATGGAGCCCtgaatatttgaaataaagtaGATAATACTGATACTTTGGCTGATAAGACATTCCATTATTAAGTTCACCCAAAACTGCAGGGTTAAAAGTCCTAGTGCACATTCAAATTTATATGTGTTTTGGTTGTTATGATTGCTGCTATGATGTGGGCATGCGTTTGTCACCTAAGTTAGTTAGTTTGTAGTTTTAGATTCAGTGTAAGTTGACAAACAGATCAGTAGAAGAACTTGAGTATGTTGTCAGTAGCCATTAGAGCAATAAAGAAACTGATGTTTACAGGTTGCCAAAGCTCTGCTTCTTCGATaccaccctctgatcaccacactgACTGACAAGGTACACACACATCACTTTCTCATGTCATCATGGTTTTATGCACACATTAAACGCAACGCCGTTTGTGATTCCCTCTCCCTCGCTCATCTTCCTAagctcttctctctgctcactGATGACCACCTGGGCCTCCTGGCAGCAGATGGATTCTCTCTGCTGATGACTGACTCTGTCGACATCCTGAACCGCAGTTGCCACGCCGACGTGCGCATCATGTACCGCCAGCGGTTTTTCAGTGAGAATTCTCCCAAGTTGGTCCAGGGATTCAATGCTGCACGTCAAGGTAGTCGAAATTTTGAAGGCTGACTTTGTTCATAAACAGCTCTGTAGTAGTAGTTTCAATGTAAGCAAGCCTCAGGTTTTGACCTTTCTTTGCTTCCTCACAGAGAAGAAGCCTAACTACCTGAAGGCTCTGTCAAACATTGTGGAAAAACTACCCAAACAGGTTCAGGTCACTGAGCTTCCAGCGGTGAGTCCAGAGCAAACTGTCCATGTAcatttatacatatattttatAACCAGAACCTGCTTATATCCATCTAAACATCAGCGTTACTAAAGTATTTGTGAACTTCCAGCTCCTGTCTCTGCTGTTAGAGGCGTTGTCATGTCCTGATCAGGGCGTCCAGCTGTCCACATTGTCctgcctgcagcctgtccttgtggaccctccaccagctctcatACAGCAACTGGAGGCTTTGTTCTCCAGGCTTCTGGCACTTACCTCCAGTCCATCCATGGTTAGTTTCACATCATTTGCAGTGTATAAATATGTTCAATGGTGATTTTCTAGTTAAATTTTTATTTGCAACTTCATTTTAAAGCTAGATCTTGGAGGTGTAAACAGCATTTGGTGGCAGTATTCACTTTGTGATTTGCATATGGGGACCATAAAACCCATTGTTGTTTTTGACCACTAGTGGGCAGCAACTACGCATTGCTTCTTTTCCAAGATTCACATATGCTTGTCGCAGAGTTAACTTGAGTTTTCATACTTCTCATTTCCTTTCTGTGTTGCCTCTCCTTGTGTTTCTCACCCGAGATGCCAGTGAAGGAGGTACAGCGTTTAATGAATGAAATGTCCTTCCTTCTGCCCAGAGAAAACTGCAGTTAATTAGAATCATCACTATCCTGAACCGTGCTGTGCCGTGACATGTCTGCACCTTCATGTTTTACGATTCATTCATTATCCAGAGCTCtaacttttgttttctctcagaATATGAGGATTGCATCGCTGCGCTGCATTAAAACCATTTCGCACTTTCCTGTGCACGAGGTAAAAGTCTTAAATCCTCCACATCCAGGCagcatttctgcatttttctAATGAATTGATCTGTGCCTGTGTGCACTGCTGTTCAAAATACTGCAGTCCAGAGTTTTACCACCCACTGCATGATATTTTCAGGTGCTGCCGTTTCGGGCTCGAGTGCTGCGAGCTCTGGCTCGGCCACtggatgacaggaagagactgGTCAGGCAAGAGGCTGTTCAAGCCAGAGCAGAGTGGTACGTTGTTGAAAAGTCACAAAGGTTAACAGTCACTGTGCTCTGCTCCAATGACCCTGTCTTATTTGCCCTCTAGGTTCCTCTTGGGAAGTCCAGGAGGGAGATGATTTTAGGTCAACTAAATCTTTAAAACAAGATGTAGGGTAGTGAAACGGACCAGCCCCGGGCATCAGAGCTGCTCAGCCCCAACTTCACTGAAATGTCTGTATTGTCATGAATGCACAAGTGTGTATGGATCAACCATGGAGTTTTATGGAggttaaatgaatgaaaatgacctGTTTCTAATCTTCTGTACAAATGAGACTAAATGCAACTTTACATTAAATACAGAGGTGAGAGGATGGAATTCGTCTACTACTCAGTTTAAATAACAGGAAATTGTCAGTGTTATTGTATGAACCTATTTTTCTCTCAATTAACAAATTTAAGATTGTTCTTGTTTATCAGCATCACATTTGCATTAGCCAAAGTTCTCACTTTTATATCTGCTGATGAACACGGAATGTGAACAGATGAgctcttctgtgttttgtgtctcCATCATATGCCTCCTCACTGGGATGGTTCTGTAAAGAAGCAGCACATGTGCATCCTGCTGTTCCAGATGTTGAACTGGGAGAAAATGAATGTGCCTACTGGCTTTTGGTCTCTGGGGCAAGATTAATCTGCGTATATCGCATGTGCAATGACGATCAAAATTTAAAGCTCATTTTACATAATGACATCTGTGTCAGATGAACACTGAACTAGGACTAGAGTGTGCCACCATTTTGTATATTCAACATTTCAACACATATTGATGCTGTCACTTCAGTCATCTGGATTGGCTGATGTCTCAATGTATACCAAGGACAATatttaatgaataaattaacaTGTCATTAAAACATTGTAGTTATTCAAAACATTTGCTGTCATTTTGATATCAAATATCACAGGATAATTAGAATATTTTACATTATCAAACATGTAtttcattcttctttttttttaaaaatcaaacagcACAGCTCCCAGCGACTAGAaatgatgctgcagctggacaagtttccatggcaacgtcTATGCACTTCACAGCGTCCTCGTGATGGTGTGGGAATTAA
Coding sequences:
- the mms19 gene encoding MMS19 nucleotide excision repair protein homolog isoform X1: MPKRTNFHTISENFVEKSLCAVAEVPIQGCTERHDGVKGGQFTIVQLVEALGLSLTSSQPHTRARGVQLLSEVLQECYGVFTVAEVEVLISFYENRLKDHHVVIPPVLQGLRALTKCTVLPPGSAVAMLRALFQDVHVQSLMLAERACVYNMLLNLMETREAELKGLGADFVFGFVQSMDGERDPRNLLLAFQVAKNIIHRGYELGSFTEEMFEVTSCYFPIDFAPPPNDPHGITREELVVTLRDVLVGTPKFAEFLLPLIIEKLDSDVQSAKLDSLQTLTACVTGYEHKDLAEFLGGLWASLRREVFQTASEKIESASLAAVTALTSCLSRSVLKSDSEDSLHSFLELVLKGCKHHLCEPDLKLVWPSAKLLQAACSASNRAGHIITSAVMPLLTEQYHSRTECSHRRTLLEVVQKFMQAVKPRQSSEHEESLFLAFRPSLCSMVFSALVETNASLQITAASVLTLLAQQTGLLLDSDIELAVDHLTRLLLTEDDDRVSLAVVECVGALAELYPATFIAKLIPKLKTEIFSEVMDQDNNTVASEQSSHHALRQRCMAALAMASTQPSVVLESTPVLLEVLSSAHTGSTRFSVAEVVLACHCLQKIAARAQDTEETGRCFHDVIIPRLLCLALQAALRGEGPSDHHSPLLEEAVLCAIVSVISTACSRLQPSLAGQTASRAVSLFLDGDVSFLPDNSFPSHLQLLKPGDSWRQSQLVCLLMACVCTLPRSVEVPQIDRLLSQLEEMSCTCSHQLSYSSAAKCFAGLVNKRPQGDSLDRLIQGTMARVCSELDSTSSPLRSQAFTLMIWVAKALLLRYHPLITTLTDKLFSLLTDDHLGLLAADGFSLLMTDSVDILNRSCHADVRIMYRQRFFSENSPKLVQGFNAARQEKKPNYLKALSNIVEKLPKQVQVTELPALLSLLLEALSCPDQGVQLSTLSCLQPVLVDPPPALIQQLEALFSRLLALTSSPSMNMRIASLRCIKTISHFPVHEVLPFRARVLRALARPLDDRKRLVRQEAVQARAEWFLLGSPGGR
- the mms19 gene encoding MMS19 nucleotide excision repair protein homolog isoform X2, whose translation is MAADSSLLPSLVEEYVSGLQDSKAKDTATGVKGGQFTIVQLVEALGLSLTSSQPHTRARGVQLLSEVLQECYGVFTVAEVEVLISFYENRLKDHHVVIPPVLQGLRALTKCTVLPPGSAVAMLRALFQDVHVQSLMLAERACVYNMLLNLMETREAELKGLGADFVFGFVQSMDGERDPRNLLLAFQVAKNIIHRGYELGSFTEEMFEVTSCYFPIDFAPPPNDPHGITREELVVTLRDVLVGTPKFAEFLLPLIIEKLDSDVQSAKLDSLQTLTACVTGYEHKDLAEFLGGLWASLRREVFQTASEKIESASLAAVTALTSCLSRSVLKSDSEDSLHSFLELVLKGCKHHLCEPDLKLVWPSAKLLQAACSASNRAGHIITSAVMPLLTEQYHSRTECSHRRTLLEVVQKFMQAVKPRQSSEHEESLFLAFRPSLCSMVFSALVETNASLQITAASVLTLLAQQTGLLLDSDIELAVDHLTRLLLTEDDDRVSLAVVECVGALAELYPATFIAKLIPKLKTEIFSEVMDQDNNTVASEQSSHHALRQRCMAALAMASTQPSVVLESTPVLLEVLSSAHTGSTRFSVAEVVLACHCLQKIAARAQDTEETGRCFHDVIIPRLLCLALQAALRGEGPSDHHSPLLEEAVLCAIVSVISTACSRLQPSLAGQTASRAVSLFLDGDVSFLPDNSFPSHLQLLKPGDSWRQSQLVCLLMACVCTLPRSVEVPQIDRLLSQLEEMSCTCSHQLSYSSAAKCFAGLVNKRPQGDSLDRLIQGTMARVCSELDSTSSPLRSQAFTLMIWVAKALLLRYHPLITTLTDKLFSLLTDDHLGLLAADGFSLLMTDSVDILNRSCHADVRIMYRQRFFSENSPKLVQGFNAARQEKKPNYLKALSNIVEKLPKQVQVTELPALLSLLLEALSCPDQGVQLSTLSCLQPVLVDPPPALIQQLEALFSRLLALTSSPSMNMRIASLRCIKTISHFPVHEVLPFRARVLRALARPLDDRKRLVRQEAVQARAEWFLLGSPGGR